Below is a window of Gimesia chilikensis DNA.
AGAATCAGAAACCCTGCAAAGACGGTCTTCAAGACATGTTGATTCAGGTGGGCATTTAATTTGTGGCCCACGACACTGCCAACGATGCCGATCAAGGTGAAGACGAGAATTGTCTGCCAGTTGACGGACATCTGGTGTGAGACCAGAAAGTGTTCGTACTTGACGAAGCCGACGGTGGCGTTGATCACGATGATGACCAGGCTCGTACCAATCGCTTTTCGCATGGGTAATTTGCCCAGAATGACCAGTGCGGGAACAATCAGAAAGCCGCCCCCCACTCCTACGAAGCCGGTCAGCATTCCGACGCCGATTCCTTCCGCCGCCATTTTCCAGCGGGGGGACTGCTGCGCGGAGGGTTCAAGAGATTCGTGGGCTCCCTCCGGTCCGCGCGCTCTGCGAAACATCACGAAGGCGGCAGCCAGCAGGATGGTGCCAAAGACTACCAGCTGCAACGCCTCCGTGGCCAGACCTCCCAGCCAGGCCCCAGCGAGGGTTCCCAGCATGCCGGGAAGTCCGAAGAAGACCACACTTCGCCAGTCGATTAATTTCGAACTGGCATAAGGTATTGCAGCGGCGATGGAGATCATTCCCACGATCGCCATGGATTCGGCAATGGATTCCTTGGTGCCATGTCCTACGAGATAGACTAAGATGGGCACCGTAATCGCCGACCCGCCCGAACCGAGCAGCCCCAGTGTCAGGCCAATCAGCAGTGAACCAATCAGAATGTATGCCATGATGCTCTCCCAGCAGATTCCATGCAGACTGGCCTGCGGGAGTTTCATTCCCTGATTCAAACAGCGGCCAGTCCGATGAATCACATACACATTATATCGGAACATCGCGACATATCAATATTGTTATTCTGAAACAGCGATATTTAGCGAGGTAATATTTCCTGAGCCACCGGAATCTTCAGCTGATCGAGGTGGGAGAGATACGTGCTGTTGCCAGTGGCGCGAAAGCAGGGCCCCTAAAGTACTAATAAATAGACACTTATGGATCATGGGCTGGTTTTCGTTCCGTATCTCGGCGGCCTGTTACCCGAGGCACACATTCAAAGAAGCCCGGCTGCAACAGACAAGTAGACCGAACTGGACACTTACCGAGGTCTGTTTCTCGAGAGAAACTGTTGGAACGATTCGGGCAGCATGGTATAGTGGAGCTTTCCTTCCTGATGACCTAAGTCGTTTCACCACAACAAGACAGGTATTCCATGGCACTCCGACGGTCCCCCCTGCTCTTTCTATTGTTCTGGCTGAGTCTCGCCTCGACCGATCTGGCTGCGCAGGACCGTCCCCTCGACTTTAAAACCGACATTGCCCCGCTGTTCGCCGACCACTGTGTCCGCTGCCATTCACCCGACAATACCAAAGGGGGCGTGTCGCTGGCGGGCGTTCAGGATCTGCTGGACAACGGCTATTTGACTCCCGGGAAACCAGACGAGAGCTATCTGCTGGAACTGGTCACCTCCCAGGAGGGGAAACCGCCGGCCATGCCTCAGGAAGCGTCCCCGCTGTCAGACAAACAGGTCGCGCTGCTCACCCGCTGGATAAGTGAAGGCGCAGTCTGGCCCAAAGATGTGGTGGTCAAACAGAAATCCAAGGCCGATACCAGCTGGTGGTCGCTGCAGCCTTTGAAAGCAGATTTTACCACGTTCAAACCGGCTTCAGCTGAACGGGGACTGACCATCGATGATTTCATCCGTCAGAAACTGACTAAACAACAGCTGACATTGAGCCCCGCTGCTGATCGCCGTACGCTGATCCGCCGTCTGGCCTTTGATCTGCATGGGCTCCCCCCGGACCCGGCCGCTGTGGAAGCGTTTGTTAATGATCCCGATCCACGGGCCTATGAGAAGCTGGTCGATCGCATGCTGGCTTCGCCCCGATATGGGGAACGCATGGCACAGCACTGGCTCGACCTGGCACATTACGCGGACACGCATGGCTTTGAGCGGGATAAACGCCGCGACAATGCCTGGCGTTACCGGGACTATGTAATTGCTGCCTTCAATGCGGACAAACCGTATGCTCGTTTTCTGCAGGAACAGATCGCCGGCGATGTGCTCTGGCCCAATGACGAACAGGCCACCATCGCCACCGGCTTCCTGGCCGCGGGTCCTTGGGACTTTGTGGGGCAGGTCGAAACCAAAAGCGATGTTCTGCGGCGCTCCGCCCGTTCGCTGGACCTGGATGATATGGCGACGCAGGTCATGACGGCCTGCATGGGGATCACCATTAACTGTGCCCGCTGTCACGATCACAAGCTGGATCCGATTACACAGAAAGAGTACTACCAGTTGCGGGCGGTCTTCGCGGGAGTCAAACGAGCCGAACGCGTCGTCAGCCAATCCGCAATCAAGGAATATGAGAGCAGAAAACAGGAGTTGACGTCTCAGCTCAATGAGATTGACTATCGGATCAGCAAACTGGAAGGGACCGGGCTGGATCTGGCGGACATCGTCGGTGGAGGCAATGGTCTGGGAACGGGTGCCTTTCGCCAGGGGATCGACGCCCGCACCGCGAAAGTCCAGACCCGCGACTTCGGTGCATTAGGCAATGTGCAGACCAACCGGTTTGTCGCATCAGCGTTCGATTTCGTCGATGGCGTCTTCATCCCCGACGGGCAGGCAGGGAACGCGAATATCATTGTGAGCTCTACCGGGACGACGATTACAGGTCTCCCCCAGACCTCGGGCAAAGCCTGGGACATGATCCGCAACGGCCCGGTCGCCAGCCAGCATTCTCCCGAACTGGACGGAATCGACTTTACCGCAGCAGGACACAGCCTGCTGGGCCTGCATGCGAATTCCGGGATCACCTTTGACCTGCAGAAAATACGCCAGTCCACGCAACTGGCTGAGCTGAAATTCACAGCGAAACTGGGTTACTTCGGTGCCAGCGGTCCGTTTCAGGCGGATGTGCGGGTCTTTGTCGATGGGGAAGAAGTCGCGAAGTATACGCAACTCAAACGGGAAGCGGGCCTGCAGCAGCTTGACATCGACCTGCCCTCCTCAGCCCGCTTCCTGACACTGATCGCAACCGATGGCGGCAACGGCTACAGCCATGATCAGGTCGGTTTTGGTGATCCCCGCCTGGTCTCAGCGGTGGCCCGCAAAATGGAACCGGCGGAGAAACAGGAACTGGCCCAACTCCAGGATCAGCGGAAGCAGGTGGCATCCCGGTTGAAGTCACTGGGTTCCCCGCCCCGATTCTATGGCATCGTCAAAAATGAGAAAATGCCGGAAGTGCATCTGCTGGTGCGTGGGAATCCTGAAGCACCTGCTGAAGAAGTATTGGCTCCCGCTGCCCTCGCTTCACTACAGATGCTGGAGCCTGAACTGGGATCAACCGAGAGCAGTCAAGGCGAACGCCGCGCCGCACTGGCGGAGTGGATTACGCATCCCGACAATCCCCTGACTAAGCGGGTGATTGTGAATCGACTCTGGCTCTGGCACTTTGGTCAGGGCATTGTGAAAACGCCGAGTGACTTCGGTTATGGCGGGGGACGTCCTTCTCATCCGGAACTGCTCGACTGGCTGGCAGGCGAACTGCAGCGACAGAACGGTTCTTTAAAAGCGATGCAGCGGCTGATACTGTTAAGCGACACCTATCGACAGCAGTCGCGGGCGGAAGCCGATCAGCGTGGTTACAAAGTGGATGCAGACAACCGTCTGCTCTGGCATCAGAACCCGCGACGCAGAGAAGCCGAAGCGATTCGCGATGCGGTGCTGTTTGTGAGTGGCAAGCTGAATCCGCAACGGGGTGGTCCCGGATTTGAAGATTTTCAATACCAGGACGCATACGCGCCGATCTACACGTATGTGACTGCGGA
It encodes the following:
- a CDS encoding sulfite exporter TauE/SafE family protein, with translation MKLPQASLHGICWESIMAYILIGSLLIGLTLGLLGSGGSAITVPILVYLVGHGTKESIAESMAIVGMISIAAAIPYASSKLIDWRSVVFFGLPGMLGTLAGAWLGGLATEALQLVVFGTILLAAAFVMFRRARGPEGAHESLEPSAQQSPRWKMAAEGIGVGMLTGFVGVGGGFLIVPALVILGKLPMRKAIGTSLVIIVINATVGFVKYEHFLVSHQMSVNWQTILVFTLIGIVGSVVGHKLNAHLNQHVLKTVFAGFLILLGGFVIVHEGSKLVPAAARQARMTTGNNYVLLPSHHKNSTFQHQGDE
- a CDS encoding DUF1553 domain-containing protein, translated to MALRRSPLLFLLFWLSLASTDLAAQDRPLDFKTDIAPLFADHCVRCHSPDNTKGGVSLAGVQDLLDNGYLTPGKPDESYLLELVTSQEGKPPAMPQEASPLSDKQVALLTRWISEGAVWPKDVVVKQKSKADTSWWSLQPLKADFTTFKPASAERGLTIDDFIRQKLTKQQLTLSPAADRRTLIRRLAFDLHGLPPDPAAVEAFVNDPDPRAYEKLVDRMLASPRYGERMAQHWLDLAHYADTHGFERDKRRDNAWRYRDYVIAAFNADKPYARFLQEQIAGDVLWPNDEQATIATGFLAAGPWDFVGQVETKSDVLRRSARSLDLDDMATQVMTACMGITINCARCHDHKLDPITQKEYYQLRAVFAGVKRAERVVSQSAIKEYESRKQELTSQLNEIDYRISKLEGTGLDLADIVGGGNGLGTGAFRQGIDARTAKVQTRDFGALGNVQTNRFVASAFDFVDGVFIPDGQAGNANIIVSSTGTTITGLPQTSGKAWDMIRNGPVASQHSPELDGIDFTAAGHSLLGLHANSGITFDLQKIRQSTQLAELKFTAKLGYFGASGPFQADVRVFVDGEEVAKYTQLKREAGLQQLDIDLPSSARFLTLIATDGGNGYSHDQVGFGDPRLVSAVARKMEPAEKQELAQLQDQRKQVASRLKSLGSPPRFYGIVKNEKMPEVHLLVRGNPEAPAEEVLAPAALASLQMLEPELGSTESSQGERRAALAEWITHPDNPLTKRVIVNRLWLWHFGQGIVKTPSDFGYGGGRPSHPELLDWLAGELQRQNGSLKAMQRLILLSDTYRQQSRAEADQRGYKVDADNRLLWHQNPRRREAEAIRDAVLFVSGKLNPQRGGPGFEDFQYQDAYAPIYTYVTADKPELWRRSIYRYRVRTTPNRFLTTLDCPDPANLTARRLTTTTPLQSLALYNNDFMLRQARYFAERIKEEAGLKSDDQVQRAFQLALGRKPTTQEAMLASEFVTQQDLFALCRSLLNSNEFVYVD